CGATTTTCACGGCGTTGCGGATGTAGTTGATGCCCGCGGGCCGGTTCTGCTGCGAGTAGGGCAGGGCGTCGCTGGTGGTATAGGCGTCTTGCAGCCAAATCAGTCTGCCGTCGCTGACGACCAGGTACGGGTCGTGATCGAGGCGCAGAAAAGGCGCGATGCGATTGATGCGTTGTTGCGTCAGCCGACGGAACAGGACTCGGCTGTTGTTGGTGACGTTGCCGCTGATCAGTAACTTGATGTCACCGAAGTACCAGGCAAACAAGGCGCGACGCCACAGGCTGTCGAGCGCTACCCCGTCGCGTCCTCGATACGTGGTGTACACATTTTCCTGTCCCTTGGCATAGTCGAACTCGTTGGTGCCGCCGCCCACGACCACGTAGGCGCGGGTCTCTTCGCCGAAGTATATTTCGGGACGCTCGATGCGCAGGTCTGGCGGCGACACCGGGGGAATGTCCTTGACGTAGAAGATCGGCAACCCTTCCTCGTCGAAGCGGTTCACCGGGCTCATGGCGAGGCCGTTGCCGTGCGTGAACTTGAAGTGCTGGTTGATCCAGGTCTGGGCATCCGCCGGCAGCCGTGTCTGATTGAGCTCGCGGGCCGACAGCATCACCTGTTGATAGGTCCCGTTGATGGTGTAGCGATCGATGTCGACGTCGCGGAAGTCGTAATAGAGGCGGATCTCCTGCAACTGCCGGTAGGTGTCGAGCAACGGCCGCGGGTCCCACCACCGAATGTTCTGCACGGTGGTTTGGTTCGCCGCCAACACCTGCGGCGTCAACTTCCCTTCGGCCGGAAAGGGCTTGCTGCTGATGCGGTCGAGGGCGAAACCATAGCGCGTCAGAGAGATGTTGTTGGCAATGTATGGGGCCTCGAGCCGCAATTCATCCGGCTTGACGCGATAGCTCTGGAACAGGCCCGCCCCGATGCCCTCGACCAGGGACCCTGCGAACACCAGGACCACGGCGGCCACCGGCAAGCGAAAGCCGAGAAAGACAAAGTTGGCGATGCACAGTCCCATGCCGATGAGAGACAAACCCACCAGACCGGTCAGAAACGGTAAGCGCAGATGGACGTCGGTATACGCGGCGCCGAAGACAATGCCGTTGTTGCTGAGCAGGAGATCGTAGCGCTGCAGAAGGTAGTCTGCCGCCTTGAGGAGCAGGAACAGCGCCAGCAATGCGGAGAGGTGGCGGATTGCGGCCGGGCTCAGTCGCGGCGACGCCTCGCTCAGGTCGATGGCACCGCGCGCCCAGTACACACCGGCGGCCATCGCCATCGCCAGAAAGATGATCAGGATTCCCCAGTCCCGCGCCAGACTGTACACGGGCAGCGTGAAGACATAAAAGCCGAGGTCGTTTCCGAACAGCGGGTCGGTGCGCCCAAACGGCATAGCATACCGCCACTTGAGGAACATCTCCCAGTTGCCTGCCTGCGCCAGGCCGATGATCAGACTCAGGACGCCCGCAACCACGACGACGATCAGGCGCCACGGAAGATCCTCCGGGGAGAAGTTCAGTAGCTCCGGCAAGCCTTCGATGCTAATCCCGTTGCCGCCCATCAACCGAAACCGCCGCACGGGTGGCAGGCGCGCGCTGGTGGCGAGGAGCCCGCTGGCCAACAGGAGCACCGCGGACAGGCAGGCGACGACTCCAAAGGCGACGAACTTCATCTGCCACGTGGTCGAAAAGACCGCCCCAAATCCGAGCGTGCCGAACCACAGCCAGTCGACCAGGAAGTCGCTGAGGGTGGTGAAGCTAATGACAGCGGTGATGACCAGCGCCGCCAGGATCAAAAGGGGGACAGTCCGCTTCATGGTTGGCTCACGCCCTTCCAGTTTCCGCGTCGATCCGGCCGACGTGCTCCTGCACGACCTCGCGCGGACACATATACATGAACAGACGGCACACGACGATCAGGACGACGAGATCGTCAATCTCGCCGACGACAGGAATCACATCGGGAATGATGTCGATGGGCGACACCCAATACAGCAGACTGAGGAGCAGCAGCCCCTTCGGCCAGACGGACACCCGGCGGTCCCAGAACAAGCGCCAGTAGAGCCGCACGAAGTTCGGCAGGTGACGTACGAGCCGTAGCCAGCGCATGCCGACTTGTAAGGGGGGCCACGTCGAGCCGGCACGCAGGGACATGGATCACTTATACCCCCTCTGCGCCCCCGCGTCACGGCCCGTGCCATGAGTGTGGCGACGGCGTGGAATAGGCGCACCAGTTGGATCAGGATTGGCACGCTGGCATGATCGAAGCCTGGGACAAACGGAAGGGAGAAGACATGATCGATCTGTTCACGGCGCCAACGCCGAACGGCTGGAAGGTTTCCATCATGCTGGAGGAGATCGGACTGCCGTACACGGTGCACCCGATCCAGCTGCAGGAGGGACAGCAGAAGGAACCCTGGTTCCTCAAGATCAATCCCAACGGCCGCATTCCGGCCATCATCGACCGCGACGAGGATGACTTCGCCGTGTTCGAATCGGGGGCGATTCTCATTTACCTGGCCGAGAAGACCGGTAAACTGCTGCCGACGAACGTGCGCCGCCGTTCCGAGGTGATCCAGTGGCTGATGTTTCAAATGGCCGGCGTCGGCCCGATGCAAGGGCAGGCCAACGTCTTCTTCCGCTACGCGCCCGAGAAGATCGAGTACGCGATCACGCGCTATCAAGACGAGACGACACGCCTGTACCGTGTTCTCGATCACCGTCTCGCCGACCACGAATTCCTCGCCGGCGATTATTCGATCGCCGACATTGCCACCTGGCCGTGGGTGCGTATCCATGCGTGGGCAGGAGTGGAGACCGACGGCATGCCGAACCTGAACCGGTGGCTCGACACCGTGGCGGCCCGTCCCGCCTGCGTGAAAGGCGTCCAGGTCCCCTCCCTGACCGACAACGGCAAAGAGATGCAGCGCTGGATCGATAAGTTCCGCGCCGGTGAGGCGTGAGGAGGAGCGGTCAGCGCGCAGCTCCGTAGCGGCGCAGCATGCTGCGCCAGGTCGGCCCGAATCTTCTCTTCGTCCGACGGACTTGGTACGATACACCCAATGGTACAAACGGTACCCGTTGAGACCCGCTACACGGTGGAGCGCTACTTCGAGCTTGTCGAAACCGGCGTGCTGCACGCCGACGATCGGGTGGAGTTGCTGGAGGGGGTGATCGTTGCGGTGTCTCCGCAGAACCCGCGGCACGCGTCGGCAACAACGCGGGCGCACCATGCCCTCGCTAATGCGCTGGCGCACCGGGCCGTCGTTCGTGTGCAAATGCCATTGGTTCTTGGCAGCTACTCGGTTCCGGAGCCGGACGTGGCCGTCGTGCCGGGAACGGACGCTGACTACGACGACGCGCACCCGACCACGGCGTTGCTCATCGTTGAAGTCGCCGACAGCTCGCTGTTGCAGGACCGCCTCACGAAGAGTGCGCTGTACGCTGCCGCCGGGATTCCCGAGTACTGGCTGGTGAACCTGCGCGACGACTGCATCGAGGTGTTCCGGGCGCCCGATCCCAGCACGCGGCGCTACGCCGAGACGCGCACCCGGCGGCGCGGTGAGCAGATCGATCTCGTGGCCTTTGCGGATGCGCAGGTAAGTGTCAGCGATCTGTTGCCGACCCGGAAGTGAGGCGGCGAACCGCTCTGTTCGGAGTGTGACCTTCCCGCCACCGACGTGCCGACCAAGCCGCTCCCAGCGCGATGCAAATACGCAAAGGCCCGGCCCAGCCTAAGCGCAATGCCCGTGGGATAAGCGGGGCATTAACCCGCAGGGTGGCGCCGCGTAGGACGCCGAGAAAGGGGGTGCGCATCGATGGCTTAACTGTTTGACTTGCAAGCGAGTCATGACCTATGGGAGGTAGATGGTGGCAGAGTGCTATGCTGCAGGAACCCG
This genomic window from Candidatus Binatia bacterium contains:
- a CDS encoding UPF0182 family protein produces the protein MKRTVPLLILAALVITAVISFTTLSDFLVDWLWFGTLGFGAVFSTTWQMKFVAFGVVACLSAVLLLASGLLATSARLPPVRRFRLMGGNGISIEGLPELLNFSPEDLPWRLIVVVVAGVLSLIIGLAQAGNWEMFLKWRYAMPFGRTDPLFGNDLGFYVFTLPVYSLARDWGILIIFLAMAMAAGVYWARGAIDLSEASPRLSPAAIRHLSALLALFLLLKAADYLLQRYDLLLSNNGIVFGAAYTDVHLRLPFLTGLVGLSLIGMGLCIANFVFLGFRLPVAAVVLVFAGSLVEGIGAGLFQSYRVKPDELRLEAPYIANNISLTRYGFALDRISSKPFPAEGKLTPQVLAANQTTVQNIRWWDPRPLLDTYRQLQEIRLYYDFRDVDIDRYTINGTYQQVMLSARELNQTRLPADAQTWINQHFKFTHGNGLAMSPVNRFDEEGLPIFYVKDIPPVSPPDLRIERPEIYFGEETRAYVVVGGGTNEFDYAKGQENVYTTYRGRDGVALDSLWRRALFAWYFGDIKLLISGNVTNNSRVLFRRLTQQRINRIAPFLRLDHDPYLVVSDGRLIWLQDAYTTSDALPYSQQNRPAGINYIRNAVKIAVDAYDGTVTFYIADPEDPIIQTYQRIFPSLFQPLDAMPAGLRQHIRYPEDLFILQASTYGTYHMTNPEVFYNKEDLWSFPQESFSGETVTMQPYYTIMRLPGEPREEFILMLPMVPNNRDNMIAWLAARCDSAHYGTVIEFAFPKEKLIYGPAQIEARIDQDTTISQQLSLWNQTGSRVVRGNLLVIPIDDALLYFEPLYLRAEKRELPELKRLIASAGDRVIMSQNVEPLLAALFAGDEKQPAVATVSSPSAAAPSGAGPPPGAPTAEALKHYRQAFEALRKGDWQTFGAEMNALQKALEGTAPAS
- a CDS encoding DUF1232 domain-containing protein — encoded protein: MSLRAGSTWPPLQVGMRWLRLVRHLPNFVRLYWRLFWDRRVSVWPKGLLLLSLLYWVSPIDIIPDVIPVVGEIDDLVVLIVVCRLFMYMCPREVVQEHVGRIDAETGRA
- a CDS encoding glutathione S-transferase N-terminal domain-containing protein translates to MIDLFTAPTPNGWKVSIMLEEIGLPYTVHPIQLQEGQQKEPWFLKINPNGRIPAIIDRDEDDFAVFESGAILIYLAEKTGKLLPTNVRRRSEVIQWLMFQMAGVGPMQGQANVFFRYAPEKIEYAITRYQDETTRLYRVLDHRLADHEFLAGDYSIADIATWPWVRIHAWAGVETDGMPNLNRWLDTVAARPACVKGVQVPSLTDNGKEMQRWIDKFRAGEA
- a CDS encoding Uma2 family endonuclease; this translates as MVQTVPVETRYTVERYFELVETGVLHADDRVELLEGVIVAVSPQNPRHASATTRAHHALANALAHRAVVRVQMPLVLGSYSVPEPDVAVVPGTDADYDDAHPTTALLIVEVADSSLLQDRLTKSALYAAAGIPEYWLVNLRDDCIEVFRAPDPSTRRYAETRTRRRGEQIDLVAFADAQVSVSDLLPTRK